The Verrucomicrobiia bacterium DNA segment GTCGAACGGTGGGGCCAGTCCCGCGGTCATTGCTGATCAACTTGTCGAGCTGGGCCTCGTGCGTGCCGATGAAATCGTGGGGGCGCCGTATCGCCGCTGGTTTTGGCGGCAACAATTGCCATGAGCCGTTTTGTTAATCTTGAATTGGGAGGAGAATCGGAGGATTGCACCGGCCAGGGCGCAAAGGAGTTGATCAAAGGGGAGGCGTATTATCTGGCGGAAGCCCGGACGGCATTTGAGTCAGGGAATTTCGAGCAGGCGCTGCGCTACTATTCCAAAGTGTTGGAGTTCAATCCGGAAAATGCCGGGGCGTGGACGGGCCAGGTCCGGATGTTGATCGAGCTTGGGGAGTTCCGCGAAGCAAAGCTTTGGGCTGACAAGGCGCTCGAGCGTTTTCCCAGTGAGCCGGAACTGCTTGCCGCAAAAGCGGTCGCTCTCGCGCGCAGCGGAGATCTGCATGGCGCAATGGCTTTCTCTGATGCATCGATCGAGGAGCGCGGCGACACTGCATACATCTGGCTCGCGCGCGGCGATGTTTTGCTGGCCCGAAAGGAACAGCGGGCCGATTATTGTTTTGAAAAGGCGGGGACGCTTGCGCCGCAGGATTGGTTTACTGCGTGGCTCGCGGGCCGGATTCGATATTTTTACAAGCAGTTCGCGCTCGCATTGAAGAGCTTTCAGCGGGCAGTGGAATTGAATGCGGGCCATTTTCTTGTGTGGTTTGAACTGGGGCGCTGCCAGAATACGCTCGGCCTCGCCGGTGCGGCGAAGGCATCATTGAGCCAGGCGATGCAATTGAACCCTGCTTTTCGCGAGGCCAGCCTGGAGATGATCCGCACGGAAAAGGTGGGAGCGCTGGCGCGGCTCCGCGGCTGGTGGAATCAACAGGGCAGGAAAGGCGATTAATTGTGAACCTCGCGAATGATGAGCAACTGGATCGGCTTCTGACTGCCGCCAAGGAATTTGATGGCTCCGACCTGCATTTGGTGGCCGGTGTGCCGCCTGCGTTCCGGGTGAACGGCGAAATCATCATTGCTGACGAAGACGCGCTGACCGAGGAGGAGTTGTCGCGGATGGCGGACAGCTTGTTGAACGACCAGCAGAAGCGAAAATTTGAACAGGAATGGGAACTTTGCATCTCGCTCATGCATCCCAATGCGGGCCGCGTGCGCGCCACGTTTTACCGTCGCAACGGCCATCCTGAACTCAGCTTCCGGTTTTGTGGGGAAACCATCGCGTCGCGCGAGGAACTCGGCCTGCCAGAAAAGATCGACGACCTTGCGCGACGACCCAACGGTCTGGTGCTTATTACAGGTCCCACCGGCGCTGGCAAAACCACGACCTTGAACTACCTCGTGGACCTGGTGAACAGTGAACGGCGTTGCAAGATCGTCACGATTGAGGATCCGATCGAGTTCGTCCACCAGAACAAGCGCGCCATCGTGGTGCAGCAGGAGGTGATGACAGACGTCCGCTCCTTCAACCGAGCGCTCATTCA contains these protein-coding regions:
- a CDS encoding PilT/PilU family type 4a pilus ATPase; amino-acid sequence: MNLANDEQLDRLLTAAKEFDGSDLHLVAGVPPAFRVNGEIIIADEDALTEEELSRMADSLLNDQQKRKFEQEWELCISLMHPNAGRVRATFYRRNGHPELSFRFCGETIASREELGLPEKIDDLARRPNGLVLITGPTGAGKTTTLNYLVDLVNSERRCKIVTIEDPIEFVHQNKRAIVVQQEVMTDVRSFNRALIHVLRQDPDVIVVGEMRDSEAIATAMTAAETGHLVLATMHSPSVSHAIERIIGVFDGNAQRQIVMQMSNALQGIIAQDLLPAADRTRRVLAYELLVANGAVRNLIRESQLHQLENLIQTGRKDGMMLMDNCLHDLYCKCLITYDTAVSRARHPDRMIQNTH
- a CDS encoding tetratricopeptide repeat protein, whose protein sequence is MSRFVNLELGGESEDCTGQGAKELIKGEAYYLAEARTAFESGNFEQALRYYSKVLEFNPENAGAWTGQVRMLIELGEFREAKLWADKALERFPSEPELLAAKAVALARSGDLHGAMAFSDASIEERGDTAYIWLARGDVLLARKEQRADYCFEKAGTLAPQDWFTAWLAGRIRYFYKQFALALKSFQRAVELNAGHFLVWFELGRCQNTLGLAGAAKASLSQAMQLNPAFREASLEMIRTEKVGALARLRGWWNQQGRKGD